Genomic window (Thermosinus carboxydivorans Nor1):
ATTTGCTGTTGGCTTACGAAAAAGGTTTGGGCCGCGGTGAAAACCCCATCTTCCCCAATATTATCTTCCGGGTCAAAGAGGGGGTCAATTTAAACCCCGGCGATCCAAACTATGATTTATTCCGACTGGCCATCCGGGTTGCGGCGCAACGGCTTAATCCTACTTTCAGTTTTATGGATTCTTCATTTAACAAGCCTTATGGCGATCAAGTAGGATATATGGGATGCCGTACCAGAGTAATGGCAAACCGGCGCGGACCGGAAGTAACCGAAGGACGCGGCAATTTAAGCTTCACGACCATTAATCTCCCCCGATTGGCAATTAAAGCCGAACGCAATTTAATGAAGTTTTATCAAAATTTATCGGAAATGCTGGACTTGGCGTGCGAACAGCTTTATCACCGCTATCAAGTGCAGGCGAAATTAAAAGTAAAGGATATGCCGTTTCTGATGGGGCAGGGTCTGTATCTTGACTCGGATAAGCTGTCGCCCGGCGATACGATTGAGGAGGCTATCAAACACGGCACATTGTCCGTTGGTTTTATTGGCCTTGCGGAAACGCTGGTGGCGCTGACAGGTTACCACCATGGGCAGAGCGAGGAGGCCCAGGCGTTGGGCGAAGAAATTGTGGCCTTTATGCGCAATAAAGTGGACAAGGCTGCCGAGCGCTACAACCTTAACTATACGCTTCTGGCTACGCCGGCGGAGGGATTGTCAGGACGCTTTATTAAGATGGACCGGCGGGAATATGGCCTTATTCCCGGGGTAACAGATAAAGAATATTATACAAACTCTTTCCATATTCCGGTGAATTTTTCCATTAGCGCTTATGATAAAATCCGTCTTGAAGGCGTTTACCACAAGTATACAAATGCCGGCCATATCAGTTATGTTGAGTTTAGTGCTCCGCCGGTAAACAACCTTAGCGCCGTTGAAGATATTATTCGCTTTATGCGGGAATGCGACTTTGGGTATGCCGGGATTAATTTCCCTGTGGATTTTTGCGACGGTTGCGGCTATCTTGGCGTAATCAATACCGATGAATGTCCATTCTGCGGGACTTCCGCCATCCGGCGCGTGCGGCGCATTACCGGTTA
Coding sequences:
- the nrdD gene encoding anaerobic ribonucleoside-triphosphate reductase: MFNKIKKRDGREVPFDETKITEAIFKAAKAVGGVDKQLAMELTIEVLRYLKQRYNGSIFGVEDVQDAVEKVLIEKGHAKTAKAYILYRDKRTRMREAKSELMDAVAEILVETSRENANVSNSPSAKMLQIASAASKAYYLNRLIPEHLAQAHIRGDYHIHDLDFYGKTLTCIQIPLGRLLANGFNNGHGYIRPPKRPSSATALAAIILQSSQNDMHGGQSFAFFDRDMAPFMANSSEDEVYQAMEALIYNLNSMHSRAGAQVPFSSINIGTDTTPAGRMVIKNLLLAYEKGLGRGENPIFPNIIFRVKEGVNLNPGDPNYDLFRLAIRVAAQRLNPTFSFMDSSFNKPYGDQVGYMGCRTRVMANRRGPEVTEGRGNLSFTTINLPRLAIKAERNLMKFYQNLSEMLDLACEQLYHRYQVQAKLKVKDMPFLMGQGLYLDSDKLSPGDTIEEAIKHGTLSVGFIGLAETLVALTGYHHGQSEEAQALGEEIVAFMRNKVDKAAERYNLNYTLLATPAEGLSGRFIKMDRREYGLIPGVTDKEYYTNSFHIPVNFSISAYDKIRLEGVYHKYTNAGHISYVEFSAPPVNNLSAVEDIIRFMRECDFGYAGINFPVDFCDGCGYLGVINTDECPFCGTSAIRRVRRITGYLSTVDRFNDAKLSELSQRVAHSR